The following is a genomic window from Candidatus Binatota bacterium.
TGCAGCTCATAGCTTCCACCGCGCCCGGCCGTCGCTGGGTGCTCAAGTACCCGGTGCACATGGGCAACCTCGACCTTTTGTTCGAGCTCTACCCGGACGCCTGCGTGGTGCAGACCCACCGCGACCCGGCGCGCATAGTGCCGTCCGAGTGCAGCCTGGTGTCGGGCTGGCGCGCGCTTTACGAAACCGGTGTCGATCGCCACGAGATAGGCCGCAGGCGCATGGAGCTTTGGGCGGCGCGGCTGGAGCACACCATGGAGGTGAGAAAAGGCCGCGAGGACCGTTTCTTTGACCTCAACTTTCGCGAGGTACTGTCGGATCCGGTGGCCGCTGTGCGCCGGGTCTACAATTACTTTGGCCTCGAGCTGGCCGGCGAAGGCGAGAGCAGGCTGGGAAACTGGCGGCAGGAAAATCCCCACGGCAAGTACGGGCTGCACACTTACAACGCGGCTGACTATGGGCTCGACGACGTCATGATGCACGATAGGTACGCGGCTTACATGCAGGCTTTCGGCGTCGAACTCGAGGAGAGCCTGCCGCTGTGAGCCGCCGTGACCCAGGCGCCGGGGAATCACCACGGGCGGGCGACCTGCCTGCGCGTACGCGCTATCCCCGGACAGAGGGCAGCCGGCGGCTGCTCGAGCAGGCGGCGCGTCTTCTTCCCTCGGGCGTGCGCAGCAACACCGGTCTTGCGGATGATGCGTTGCTCGTGGCTTCGGCCCGCGGCGCAATAGTGACCGACAGCGACGGTAACGATTACGTTGATTACCTGCTGGGCTCGGGGCCCATGATACTGGGGCACGCCCACCCGGCCGTCGTTGAGGCCGTTAGTCGCCAGCTCGCCGACGGCTCGAGCTATCTCGCCCTCAACGAACGAGCGGTCGAGCTGGCCCAGGCAGTGGTCGATCGCGTGCCCTGTGCCGAGGCCGTGAGTTTTTACAGCTCGGGCAGCGAGTCGGTCAACTACGCACTCAGGCTCGCGCGCGCGGCCACCGGCAGGCAGAAGATTCTCAAGTTCGAGGGCGCGTTTCACGGCATGGGCGACGAATCCCTGCACTCGAACCAGTGGACGACGGGTCTCGGCGAAGGGCAGGCCGCCGCCGGGGGCACGGCAGCCCGACCGCTGGCCGTAGCCAACAGTGCCGGGTTGCCCGGGGCCGTGACCGAGTCCGTACTGGTGGCGCCCTACAATGACCTGGCATCTACCGCCGAGCTGCTGGCCGAGCAGGGCGCAGAGGTCGCGGCCATAATCGTTGAGCCCATGCA
Proteins encoded in this region:
- a CDS encoding aminotransferase class III-fold pyridoxal phosphate-dependent enzyme; protein product: MSRRDPGAGESPRAGDLPARTRYPRTEGSRRLLEQAARLLPSGVRSNTGLADDALLVASARGAIVTDSDGNDYVDYLLGSGPMILGHAHPAVVEAVSRQLADGSSYLALNERAVELAQAVVDRVPCAEAVSFYSSGSESVNYALRLARAATGRQKILKFEGAFHGMGDESLHSNQWTTGLGEGQAAAGGTAARPLAVANSAGLPGAVTESVLVAPYNDLASTAELLAEQGAEVAAIIVEPMQRTLVPAEGFLAGLRQLADSSGALLIFDEMVTAFRLARGGAQEAYGVVPDLATLGKTVSGGHPLAVLCGAAEIMEYLRPGREPAAGGVMQTSTFSGNPVSCVAALATLAELDRPGVYQRLAASGQRLRAGLDAAFAAAGIEACSSGHDTAFEAWFLPRPPRNHRDTLATDRGRQTEFAHLLLERGVLKGHEKFFVCTAHDDSLLEFTVQAFHDAAAALAASRD